CGACCATCCCGACGAAGTCGACCGCTGGATGGGGTGCGAGTTCATCCTGGAGAAATAAGGAGGCCGGCCGTGGCGCTGGGAACCTACGACTGCAAGCCGACGCTTACCGACCAGCAGATGATGGATTTCTGCCGCAACGGATACCTGATGCTGGAGGAGGTGGTCTCGGACGAGGTCAACCGCCGGACCGTCGAGTTCATGAAGGACCACGATGTGGAGGAGCCGGTCGAGATCCTGGAGGAAGAGTGGTTCGTGGATGCGGTCATCAAGAACCCGCAGGGGGCCGGCGCCGTCCGGTCTCTGCTGGGGAGGGATTTCCGCCTGCCGCTGGTCATGAGCAGCCATCGGATTCAATGCCCCGGCCCGGCCCAGCCCTGGCATCCGGACGCCGGGTCCATCTCGGCTCCGCGGCTGGACTACCTGCAGGTGTTCTACTACCCCAGCGGCGCCACCCGCGCGATGGGCCCCACCGAACTGATTCCCGGGAGCCATCTCAGCCAGGCCCGCAACGCCTTCCTGGGACGCCTGCGCAGCCTGAAGCCGGCGGTCTCTACCGCTTCACCCCCGGGTTCCATCATCGTCACCGCCTATTCGATCATTCACCGCCGCAGCCCGAGCACCGCCACAGGCGTACGCGACAACCTGAAGTACAATTACTGGCGCACCACTCCGCCCCAACGCGACTGGGCGGTGGATCCCGACTTTAACTTCTCTTGGCACAAGAACGTGCTGCCTCCCTTCAGCGTTTCCGCCGCCCGCATGTTCGCGTGGCTCTGCGGGGAGGACTGGGAGCACATCGGCGGCCAGGCCTGGCCCTGCTTCATGGCGGGTGTCTACGACTTCGACCAGATCGGCCTGCCCAAGGGCCTGCGACGTAATCGGGAGGGATAGTCAGGAGCGCCTTCGTCGTTCTGCTCCGGTTCGGCGAGACCTCTCCACTGCAACCTGTCGGAGCACTCCCGGAAGAGCACTCCGCTCCGGCAGGCCACCAACGAGAACCGGCCCTGCGGTGCCTCCCGGGCCACTGCCCGTACCATGCCATCGGCTGACCACCATTCCGAAGACGAAGTCTCGCGCCGGCGGCGGCGGTTGGCCATCGCCGTCCTGATCATCTTCAACCTCACTTCCTATAACGGGGTCATGGGCGTTTTCAGTCCCCGGCTCCGCGAATATTTCTCCCTGACCTATGAGCAGTGGGGAACCATGTCTGGCCTGGGCAGTCTGGGTCAAACAGTGTCCCTGTTGCTGGTGGGGCTGGTGATTGCCCGATTCGGGGTGCGGCGGATCACCGAACTGTCCCTGGGCGGCGTCGGCGCCTGCTTTGTGTTGATCGGACAAGGCGCCAATCTGCTCGCCCTGAAAGTCAGCCTGTTCTTTCAGGGACTGTTTGGAGGTTTTTCCAGGTCATCCCTCCCCGCCTACCTGGTGGCTCTCTATCCGTCACACAAACGGCGGATGATTTCGCTCCAGTTGACCTGCGGTTCCGTCATGGGCATCGTGATTCCGCTGTGGGCCGACCAGCTTCTGAGGTGGTCCCGGGAGGGGGGGCACCAGGAAATGGCCAGGCTGTTCTTCTCGCCCTTTCTGGTCGCCGGGTTCGTGGTCCTCTGCGGCTGGGCCCTGCTGAGCTTCAGCAGGCAGCCCGACTTCCAAAGCGTTCAAACTCCCGGCCAAAGCCTCCGCCTTCGCCCGCTGCTGGGCATCCGCCCCTTGGCCATCGTGCTGCTGATCACCCTGCATGCCTCTGCCGACGGAGCCACCTACGAGTTCCTTCCCATGTTCATGGACCACCAATTCGAGGAGCTTGTCATACCTGCGGGCATGACCCTGGCGGGCCATAACGTGGCCTACCTCATCACCCGCTCCCTGCTTTCAGTCCTTCCGGAAGGATTGGGCCAGCGGGCCATTCTGACCCTGGCCGGCCCCATCGGAGGGTGCCTCCTGCTGGTGATGCTGTGGCAGGGCAATGCCGTCACCGTCCCCCTGATCTACTTCCTGGCCAGCCTCTTCTACGCTGCCGAATTCCCGGTGCTCCTCAGCGAGATCTCCTCCCGCTCCATGGCCCACTTCGCCGCGGTCATGTCCGGGGGCTACCTCCTCGGCAACCTCACCTCCTTCCTGCTGATGAAGGGAACCGGCCGCCTGGTGGACACCACCGGCGACTTCCGGGTAGCCCTGAGCGTAGCCGCCTGCGGCTTCATCCTCTTCGGGTTGGTCGCCTTCCTGGCGGGTTTGGGCAAGCGGCCTGCTGCGGGCGAAGAGGCTGCCTGACGAGGAAGACCGGGCTGGCTTCCCTATAGGAAGGAACATGCAATGCTAGATTTTTGGGATTGATGTGCGAACCTACCCGTCGACCTTTGGCAGTGACATTTCTTCCCCTATTCCTTGAAAGGGCAGGACGCCCTCCCGAATCTCTTATGGTGGACTGGGCTGAGACTCCATGGAACGGTCCAAGAATGTCGCGTAACCTACCATCCCCAGCAAAAAGATTATTGTTTGGTAAGTGCTGTAACTGTTAACCGGGAGGAACTTATATGTGACCTAATTTGGCTCCCGTCGTTGGGCATGCTGGGCAACTAACGATGCTGTTGGGTTGTAGCTCCTTGTCAGGGTTGCTGTCTGTGTCGAGTTGACCGGCAATCAATGCTGCCACTTGTGAATCAAAAGCATCTCTATTCACGGCATACATGCCTCCGCGTGCACCTTCAAACCCACAGTTCCACGACGCAAGTGCCTGTCCATAGCGAAGTGCCTCTCTTATCCTCTTAGCGCCACCTCTCCTTAGCTGAACCATTCCCCTAGCAGTGGACTTTGCCAGAAACCCTGCAGTTACCCAATCGCCCGCACCACAACTATCGGCAAGCCGAGGCACAGGAATAGCATTAAGGTATAACCATTTCGACGGTAGCCGACCAAAGCGATGACGATACCTAAGACCGTTCTCACCGAGCGTTTGAACCTCGAGAAGCGTCGATGAATCATTACCCATCACTCCATTCACTCCCGCCATTCGT
The window above is part of the Acidobacteriota bacterium genome. Proteins encoded here:
- a CDS encoding MFS transporter, which encodes MPSADHHSEDEVSRRRRRLAIAVLIIFNLTSYNGVMGVFSPRLREYFSLTYEQWGTMSGLGSLGQTVSLLLVGLVIARFGVRRITELSLGGVGACFVLIGQGANLLALKVSLFFQGLFGGFSRSSLPAYLVALYPSHKRRMISLQLTCGSVMGIVIPLWADQLLRWSREGGHQEMARLFFSPFLVAGFVVLCGWALLSFSRQPDFQSVQTPGQSLRLRPLLGIRPLAIVLLITLHASADGATYEFLPMFMDHQFEELVIPAGMTLAGHNVAYLITRSLLSVLPEGLGQRAILTLAGPIGGCLLLVMLWQGNAVTVPLIYFLASLFYAAEFPVLLSEISSRSMAHFAAVMSGGYLLGNLTSFLLMKGTGRLVDTTGDFRVALSVAACGFILFGLVAFLAGLGKRPAAGEEAA